tctctccctctatctctctctgcttctctccctccttctatGTATCATTTAAAAAGTCCACACGTATCtgaaaaatcacagagaaatgCATAAAAACATGTCTCTTAATGAAAAAGTAAGAGACTAATAAAATTATGCAAAGGTAAAATCTACAATGAATACcttttaatattaatatgtaCAGGTTAATTAAAAATCAGTTCACACTTGATGGCAATTCACAGATCATTACAAAGACACTAGTAAAATTATCTGTAAGCTGTCACAGATTCCAGTTGAAAATGACAAAGAAGATGGTCATGTCTTGTTTATATTTGTCAGATAGTTTAGCATAAAGTTGAAAATTATGAAGATCTTTAAGAATTCCTTATGTAAAGAAACTTGAGGATACTTTTAGCAATACAGCAGATAAGAGTCAACATTCTTCCTCAGTAGAAGCCATAAGACCAGTATCTTCTACAGCACAGAGGGCGGCAACAGCCATAACCATAGCCACCATAGCGGCAGCCATAGCCACAGCCATAGCCATAGCTCAGGCCTCCATAGTAGCTGCTGTAGTAACACATGGTGTCAGGAGTGCACTGTTCAGAGGAAGACCAGTAGTGGGATCCTTGGGTCTAGGTTTCCTTGTCTTCCAAGGGCCTTTTATACACCTGGGTGTTTGGCAGGGAAAACCACAGGCATTGCAGATCACACATATTTCCTCTGTGCTTCAGAAAACATCAGCATGCCTTGGTTTACTGGACAATCAAAGCTGCATAACTGAGAAAATTGTGCTCATATGTCAGGATCCCATGATCAAATTCTGGTACTGTTTTGATTACTCTACCTCATTTggatttagtttatttatttaatagtcaTGAAACTCTTATTTGCTTCTTTACTAATCTTTGAAATAGCCCCCCTCACTTTTTAtgtctgttttatattttcttttgttgttgttgttgtttgcttttttattgtagAGTAATTCTATCTGTAGAAATGTATTTCCCACATCTTTCTAATGAATAATGATCTGGTCATTGGTTGTGTTATTAGTAACTCGATAATGGTTAATAACTACATAAAcatattttgggtttgtttttggtgtATTCTAGTCTTACATGTTCTTTCTAGTtttcacatgtctgtttttgtgataTTGTCATTTGGTTTTATTAGCATGGCTATGTGTTATAATTTGCGATCAGATCATATGATAGGTCCAGCATTAtcttttctgctttgttctgttttggctACTAGGGTCATCTTATGCCCTCATATGACCATTAGATTTCGTTGTCTTGTTCTGTTAATCAGACAATTGAAATCTTGATGGAGATTCCTTGAAATCTGTATGTTTCTCTAGCAAACACCTACTCCCATGTTATTAATTCTGCCAATCATGCGCATGGTATGTCATTCCATATGCTagtttcttattcaaattattttcttcacaAAACTGATAATTATGTTAAGGTAAATGAGCAAAGCTGAGAGAAACAAACCCTGGGATTGtgagatatctcagtgggtaaaggtactcaCTATCatgcctgaagatctgagtttgagctgAGCATTGCATACAGTAGAAGAAGAAATTCAgtctcacatttttttcttgtttcttccagGTTCATGATATGTCATATgcatgaaagaataaaattataataaaaataaaaagaaaacatatgcaTTGGCTCTAGGGGAGAACCAACAGTATAACCCGTAATCCCCATCAgagcagctttctttcttttttttttttgccttaaatGTCAGTTAACAAAGAGACATGACTCCCAGTTGCATAATGtgcagataaaagaaaatggagttgTCAATTCTAAATTAGAAAATCATATCACAATCACACTCTGtagaagaggggacaggaagacaggaagagtcAGAGGTGGTGAATGACTTCAAGGGAagtattttccagacacaacagggcagatAGAGCCCATAATGATTGTGACACATGGATAAGACCTGAGAAAGATCCAACCAGAAAAAACATCCTAGCATGGATGGAGAAAGGTGGTCAGCCATTGCTAGCTGAGGAACGTTTAGCATTTGCTAACATAGCAGTTAGAAGATCAGATTTTGTTAATGATGTGACCTCTGGTAGGCTGACAACACACCAAAGCAGACCTCAATCCAAGACAAGTTtggcaacacaaactggactccaTGGTGGGGGAATTAGAAGAAAAGTAGAAATCTCAAAGCTGAGTGGGAAGATCAGTGGGAAGATTAGGAGTTGAGGGagagaatattttcaaaattcattGTCTGTGATTTtcaattaatacaaatattttcattatttttcccttttattgaaaatagattcttttcttatacaatataGCAGGATTGTAGTTAtcactccttctcctcctctcaatTCTTCCTTATCTCCCACTGCTCCGTATCCATTACATTTCTGTCTGTCATTAGATAACAACGAAACACaacaaaattacatataatagGATAAAGCAACAACCGTCATATTCATTTTGGACATGGCAGACCAACAGGGAAAAGAACCACTAGGGCAGGCAAAAGAATTAGTGACTGACTGATTTTCACACCCAGGAGTCCCGTAAAATACTAAGCAAAAAGCTATCATGTATCcacagaggacctagtgcagacatGTGTAGGCGTATCTGTCCTTGTCAGTTTATATGTACCTTGCTAGCTGGTTCAGAACgacatgttctcctggtgtcctccaccgTTTCTGGtgcttacactctttctgcttcctctttcccaGGGTCCCCTGAGCTCTCAGGGGAGGGATTTtttggagacattccatttacaCACTGTCTTCATGtagtgtctggctgtgggtctctccatTTGTTctatctgctgccagaggaagtcTGTTTGATGGTGACTGCACAAGGCACTCATTTATgagttgtggtagtttgaatgtaactggccctcGTAAGCTCACAGGGTGTGGCTCCAATAggtaggaggtgtggctttgttgcagtagatatggctttattggaggaggtatgtcactgtgggggtgggctttgaggtctgatATATGCCCAAGCCATGCCCAGTTTCTTAGTTGACTTCCAggtgccttctgatcaagatgtagccagcaccatgtctgcttgcatgctgccatactTCCCACAATGATGACAACGAACCcaacctctgaatctgtaagcaaTCATCCCAAGtactgttttccttttaagagttgctatggtcatggtgtctcttcacaacaacagcaacactgactaagacatgaGTGCAGCATAATGTCAATAGGaatcattatatataaatattataccATATtagtaattattaattaattaatatgatTAATCAATATTAATAAGATAGAATTAATGATCATATATatcagtagtatttggttttaccctagttCTCTGgaatatttctcatttctttctcttttttggtaagggaggaaagggtttatttggcttgcacttcagGACATGAACGCAAACAAGGCagggacaggagctgatgcagaagccgtggaagggtgctgcttactggcttcctcagccagctttcttttttccagattttaaaatttaaattagaacaagcttgttttacatatcaatcaaaaaatgaactcaatggtactTTTGGAGTTTTCTGTGTCTCATAAGGCTttgtctgggctttttttttttttctttgcttatcactcctccttctctgcaactggattccaggagttcaattcagtgtttagctgtatgtgtctgcttctgctgtaTTTCTTATTTCTTGGTCATCCAAGCCATATTGGGTATGAGTCctgtctcatggagtgggccttaagtcaaatcagacaccCATGAGTTAACCCAGACCCTAAAGGGTAACTATAGCATGTATTCCCCTGTAAGTGGATATTGGAGAAAGATAACTATGGTATGTATTTCCCTGTAAGTGGAGATTgtctgttaagtaaatgataaccaagctacaatccatagattCAGGTACAGAAGTGTCAATGGGGGATTCATGGATCTCCCAAGGAGGAggatagaatagattttatgggtggactaGGGATGTGTGGAGACAGGTAGGACAGTATCAGGTAGGGAGTGTAGGAGAGATTGCCAGGAGAGACAGCTGTAATTGATGGGTATTTGAGGGATGATAGGGAAACCTAAGACAGtggaaactttctaaaatatatgaaggtgatcctaatgaggtTTCCTAATAATGGGGCTACAGAGActcaactggacatctcttgtcatcaaatgGGGCTTCCAGCAGTGGGACTGGATTATAACCAgttgaattgttggccaaaggaaTCCCATGGAAATGTCTCCAATGACCTATGCTGTTACTAAGACAATGGATTGTTCTTTGAAAACTGAGAGATGGATCCCATTGCTGGAGACCACACTtatacaactcactgaacatggagtaGTTGAGCTGCTGCCTTCATGGAGCATTCAACTCTATGTTCTAGTGCCTTTGATGCAGGAAGATACTCTGTAGGCTATCAAAAGAGAAGCATAGACACCAATCTACACAAAACCATTGAACTATGATTTGTGCTGCCttcaaaatatgctagggcaatagtggcacatAAGTTGTGCGAGtaatacaaatatttcaaatgagaaaatttttTAAGCCCAGTACAGAATCTTAAAGGACAATTGAGCATGGAAGTCCATCTGTAAACCCAGAAAATCAAGTAGAGCACTACAGATAGCTTGACTAACTAGAATGCCAAAAACTAGCTCTAATGACTACCTACATGTGTAAGGTAGGGAGTAATTGAGAAAGACAAAAGACCTCAACTTAGAATCCTCCCACACTGGCACACTCATGCACAAGACCCTGTGAACACATACAAGCAATGCATTCACATACAACtccatacaaacatgcacatgcacatacaaacacatgtaaaaAACACATCCTgatgtcacaaaaataaaaaaatattaaaatagataaCTTTTCATGTATTCAACTAAAaaagttttatataaaaagacaagCAATTGCATAAGAAGGTGGaccacataaatgaataaaacaagtaCATCAGGCCAGGGATTAATGAACAATATTTTTTGGGGGGCAATATACACAATAAGCTAAATAGCCTAAAGAATATACACTAATACAGAAGTGAGCTGAGAATCAGAATAGATATCTTTCAATGAAAAGATAAAGACAGTGAAACAGGCACAATAATATTCTACTTCATTAATAGCATAGAGATGCAAATCAAGATCAAGATGAGATTGTAGCCCACAACTGTTAGATAATTAATATTAGAAATATGAGAGGTGAATGTTACAGAGCATGTGGAGAAGATGGAACCTTCTTGATTTTTGATGGAAACGTGACTTGGTGTAGCCATGACAGCAAATAGCATAGGGCGTGCTTACAAATATATAGGGAAGTGACAGAGAATCTAGAAGTCACACTACTGGTATTGCAATTAGATGAAAATTACTGGATTTTAAAGAAATGGGTACACTACCAATTTATTGTCCCTTGTTTACAATAGTCAATCTGTAAGACAACCAAGCACCCATCTCTAGATGAATGCTGAAAtaatgtctctccctctccctctccctctccctctccctctccctctccctctccctctccctctccctctccctctccctctccctcccctcctctccctccctctcctctcccctcccccccctcccctccctcccctccccctcccctccccctccccctccccctccccccccctccccctctcctgtctcctcatcCATCCTTATTTACCTCCTTTTCCCCGATCCCCCTCCAGTTTCATCTCCTTCAGTCCCCTCCCACGTTTCCGGAACCAACCCTACATGTGACCAAACAGatacaaaagcagaaaacataCAGAAATCTTATTTGTACTGTTTAATCATTTAGTTAATTGATAATATACACATTTTTTGCGCAAACATTACAGGATGTTATGAAGATAGCATAGACATTATCACAGTACAACTGAAGATGAGGATTAGATAACCATgctgtatttcagttttatttcagaTAATAAGATAATATGGTGTAAAGTTaaaatttttgaaacatttttgagGGATTGGTGTGAAATTAGTCAGAAGCACTTCCAGGCAGAAAGGCATGGAAGATACATAAACTCTTCAAAAGAAGCCATAGGACCAGTACC
This genomic stretch from Cricetulus griseus strain 17A/GY chromosome 4, alternate assembly CriGri-PICRH-1.0, whole genome shotgun sequence harbors:
- the LOC113835381 gene encoding keratin-associated protein 20-2-like, with the protein product MCYYSSYYGGLSYGYGCGYGCRYGGYGYGCCRPLCCRRYWSYGFY